A part of Onthophagus taurus isolate NC chromosome 7, IU_Otau_3.0, whole genome shotgun sequence genomic DNA contains:
- the LOC111424654 gene encoding 5-hydroxytryptamine receptor 1D-like — METTTEYSYELEYTTVNMDNVTANITTSQKTQLLLYDILIPTVGVLAILLNGSIVVSSGLIIKKGQQPRSTYLFLGNVAMTDLVTSFAVMFGQLYPKENRNHSICCFQIGLIVSSTLASVYSVGLIAIDRFLYIIHGLQYQQWVYPLRARILILITWIIGCVVGFLPSMGWSGDSNGGKRCWFVLVAPKDLIFFTVCVGIIPLLIVIILYSIILYHAIRKINQLKRAQIADHENKIDVNDKGLRIFRGRGNQSDTSDVEVDQPSASREEKSLFKKIFPKKPSANPVNNPSKWKAIKVVVFTTGSFVITWCPYFIVSMMYTLCSDQTDPYCKSLMVLLASPLAILGFCNGLINPIIYAWWHQGFRTFITNKMQAIRNNRKSVVSSKNTSSTSGNRKISNISSDAAKLTKLHHRTQSKENIIDTNKEEYGSDNKSFTKSDASTKQSDLSLNRRSTTPEGFSYTEESTESNVNTHL, encoded by the exons ATGGAGACTACTACGGAGTACAGTTACGAACTCGAATATACTACTGTTAACATGGATAACGTAACAGCAAACATAACTACTTCCCAAAAAACGCAACTTTTATTATACGACATTCTCATACCAACAGTTGGTGTTTTAGCAATTTTATTGAACGGATCTATAGTAGTTTCGAGtggattaattattaaaaaag gtCAACAACCACGTTcaacatatttatttcttgGGAATGTTGCTATGACAGATTTGGTAACATCGTTTGCAGTAATGTTTGGACAATTATATCCGAAAGAGAATAGGAATCATTCAATATGTTGCTTCCAAATTG gaTTGATCGTTTCAAGTACTTTGGCTTCGGTTTATTCAGTTGGTTTAATAGCAATCGACAGATTCCTTTATATTATTCACGGTTTGCAATATCAACAATGGGTTTATCCGCTACGTGCtcgaatattaattttgataacgtGGATAATTG gTTGCGTTGTTGGTTTTCTTCCTTCGATGGGATGGTCCGGCGATTCAAATGGCGGAAAAAGATGCTGGTTCGTTTTGGTTGCACCGaaagatttaatatttttcaccGTTTGTGTCGGAATAATACCTTTATTAATCGTAATCATTTTATATTCAATCATCTTGTACCACgcaataagaaaaataaatcaattaaaacgtGCTCAAATTGCCGATcatgaaaacaaaattgacGTAAATGATAAAGGTTTAAGAATATTTCGAGGACGCGGAAATCAATCGGATACATCAGATGTTGAAGTTGATCAACCATCGGCATCGAGAGAAGAAAagagtttatttaaaaaaatttttcctaaaaaacCCAGCGCTAATCCAGTAAACAATCCAAGTAAATGGAAGGCCATCAAAGTCGTTGTTTTTACTACCGGGAGTTTCGTCATCACTTGGTGTCCGTACTTTATTGTTTCCATGATGTATACTTTATGTAGTGACCAAACAGATCCGTACTGTAAATCACTTATGGTCCTCTTAGCCAGTCCGTTGGCTATTTTAGGATTTTGTAACGGACTTATAAATCCGATAATCTACGCATGGTGGCATCAAGGTTTTAGAACATTCATCACCAATAAGATGCAAGCGATacgaaataatcgaaaatcgGTTGTTTCATCAAAAAATACTTCATCTACATCgggaaatagaaaaatatccAATATTAGCAGCGATGCGGCTAAATTGACTAAATTACATCATCGAACACAAAGCAAAGAAAACATTATTGATACGAACAAAGAGGAATACGGAAGCGATAATAAATCGTTTACCAAAAGTGATGCTAGTACAAAACAATctgatttatctttaaatagaCGCAGTACAACACCAGAAGGATTTTCTTATACGGAAGAATCAACTGAATCTAATGTAAATACGcatttataa